ATCTTTGCCTTGGTAGAGAAATCGATAATCGAGGGGGTGCTGTGTGCAACAACGATAACGACTGTTGACTATCTCCTCGGCCGGGCGCTTGCTCCAAATCAGGCGCGTGACGCACTTCAAAGCCTGCTAAACCTTTTCGAGATTGCCCCTGTCAACCGGCCGGTACTCGAACAAGCCCTGCGGAGCGAGATCACGGATTTTGAAGATGCGGTTCTGGAGCAGGCCAGTCGTCTTGTCGCTGTGGACGCAATCACGACACGAAACCTCAAGGATTTCCGCAAGTCCACGGTGACGATCTTAGAACCCAGCGAGTTGCTCTCAACCGTTGAAGCAATGGAATCTGCGAAAAAGACAAATGGAGAGTAGGGAGAGTAGCGTCTAAATCCGCACGCTCATTTGCGACGTTATGTTATGCGCAATAAGAGCCTGCCCCTTTGTTTCAGGGTTGGAACGTTCCGTTTGAAAAGTTCCAATGATTGGAACTTTTTGAAAACGCGTCCGCAAAAACTTCCAATGATTGGAACTTTTCAACATGCTCTATTGCAAAAAGTTCCAATGATTGGAACTTTTTGAAAAGCAGAAAATAATGGTTTTTACTGACAAACCACATACGTTGCCGGGGATTCGTTTACGACGGCCATCTCTTCGGCGTGTTGTTCCAGTGTAAAGGCAAACACATCATTTAAATCGATCTGTAAATCGGGAAAACTGGGACTGGTCAGCGTATCCTCGTTTCCGAATGTATTCCACAGTGCATAGTGCTCTCCCTGTAGTAGATATATTTCAACCATGCAGGGAAATGGCGTTACAATCCAATATTCTTTGATGCCGAATTTGGCGTACAAGGCGGTTTTGACCATGCGATCATGCCGCAGGCTCGACGGCGAAAGAATCTCGATAATGAGTGCTGGTGCGCCCTCAATATACTGTTTGATCTGTTTCGGATCGCACACCACCAGTAAATCGGGCTGTACGACATCCTCTTCAGACAGTTTTACATCCATTGGCGCGATGAAC
The window above is part of the Spartobacteria bacterium genome. Proteins encoded here:
- a CDS encoding PIN domain-containing protein; translated protein: MRVLVDTNVVLDVLLDRRPFVEAASSIFALVEKSIIEGVLCATTITTVDYLLGRALAPNQARDALQSLLNLFEIAPVNRPVLEQALRSEITDFEDAVLEQASRLVAVDAITTRNLKDFRKSTVTILEPSELLSTVEAMESAKKTNGE
- a CDS encoding Uma2 family endonuclease, which translates into the protein WDDYRTWSDTKRWELLAGQAYAMSPSPSCEHQDIVLSLGTKIKNALIGKTCTTFIAPMDVKLSEEDVVQPDLLVVCDPKQIKQYIEGAPALIIEILSPSSLRHDRMVKTALYAKFGIKEYWIVTPFPCMVEIYLLQGEHYALWNTFGNEDTLTSPSFPDLQIDLNDVFAFTLEQHAEEMAVVNESPATYVVCQ